DNA sequence from the Centroberyx gerrardi isolate f3 chromosome 2, fCenGer3.hap1.cur.20231027, whole genome shotgun sequence genome:
ACGTAACATTTTCAGCTTGTTCTGATGGTAGTTAAAGGGGTTAATCTGATCGGTACCGATATCTGAACAGGCACCACAGGCTGGTACCAAGGAGAAGACCCTGTGCTGCTGGTTCTGTGCTTCAGGCCCGATCTCGCTCAGCGCCAAGATAGAGCGAAAGGGCTACACACCAGGTAAGACGAACGCACCTCTCCTTCTCATTCTCCTAACTCTCTTTCCGGTCCTTCGTGGCCCTGATCCGCTCTTCTCCGGTCTGCCGATCTGCAGCCGTCCTCTCCGTCTGACAGACCCGCTCGCTTCTCTCCCCCGTTTCCAAGGTGAGTCCATCCAAATCTTTGCCGAAGTGGAGAACTGTTCGTCCCGCGTCGTGGTGCCCAAGGCCGCGCTGTACCAGACCCAGACCTTCTTCGCCAAAGGCAAGGGCAAGCAGATCCAGCAGCTGGTGTCCAACCTGCGAGGGGACTCTTTGCCCCAGGGCAAGAGTCAGAGCTGGGAGGGCAAGCTGCTCAAGATTCCCCCAGTATCCCCCTCCATCCTGGACTGTCCCATCATCCGAGTAGAATATGCCCTCGTGGTGAGTACAAGTAATTTTGCAACGATTAAAAGAACCATTCGGCCATCTTACCTGTTACGCgctgagaacacagacaccaaaatcatccatgggTCCGCGATAGATCGTTGGCTCTGGTGCTtcgtgctaacactttagcatgaactatgttgagtgatagtagtgTTATCTCCAAAGTGAGAAAATTTGAATTCTAAAGGTAAATGGTACACAAGTTTGATGTGATACGTAAGTGGagataaaatgaatacaaaatatgATCTAAAAATCCTGCTGTTTTGAAGTAGCAGGgaatattttctgtgtttccatgggaggtgaaggtggagggtgatgggagactgtgtacagctaaataTCACTCTCactccaaaaataaacctgctacatcagctatattgaattcatatttcatttttaaaatgtatgaatctacaagccatataataaaaaacaaacaactttttattactaaaaggtcagtcttcttaagATAATGCTAGTAACTTACTATGACTCAACATAGGGTACATAggctatgttctcatcacttaacagctaagATGACAGGTTATTGTAAGGGGAACGTACAGAGGCAGTTACCTATCCTTTACCTATCTATTTTATTGTGACAACATACAGCAGGGAGAGAACATAGGCTACAGAatgatgcatgctgggatttTAACCCATGCAGCTGCTGGTGCGCTAACGGCACGAACCACAAAATCATACTGTGCCTTCAACCGTCTGCGTCATTCCCAAAGCAGGCTATCTGAAAGAGTTCGAGTGTCTTCTAGACATGCTGCCAGATTGGTTTGATAGGTTACCTGCCTTGTCTAATGCAGCGTAGGTCATGCATGTGTGAAAATACTCAGTTACCCCAGGTGCTGAATGTGAATGATATGAACAAGTCGAAGTCTCTCTACTCAGTGACCTGGATGTCACATTGTATCAGTGAAAAGATCTGCCCAGTaacaactttttttcttttctctccctttccatcCTCCTTCcaaatattctctctcttcttctctctctccgctcgcTTCCTTCAGGTGTACGTGGACGTCCCGGGGGGGTTGAATTTGTCTCTGTCGTTGCCACTGGTGATCGGGACTATACCTCTCCACGCCTGCTCCAGTCGGACCTCTAGCATTAGCAGCAACTGCAGCAATTTGAGCTGGTTGGGCCTGCCAGAGAGACCTGAGGGTACGTAGACACACACGCTTGCCTCGTCAGTATcaagcgcacgcacacacgcacacaggaaGATCCATTTCTCTAATTTGCACCTCATGATTGTTTTTGCAGCACCCCCAAGCTACAGTGATCTGGCAGTATCAGAGGCGCACAGGCAGGATTGCCTGCAGGGCTGTGATAGGTCTGACGGGGAGGGAGAGGACCAGGGATCTCTGCTAACATACATCACAGAGTTCAGATATCTGCCCCCGCCACTCTACTCAGAGGTACAGTtga
Encoded proteins:
- the LOC139911161 gene encoding arrestin domain-containing protein 3 encodes the protein MVLGKVRAVAIYFDSLNENNMPVFSGGDSVSGRVVVEVTGDVRVKSLNITARGVAKVRWTESRNAGANTAYTQNYTEEVEYLHHYDTLIGEERDEDCPEEGLTVLHTGLHEFAFSFNLPQMALATSFEGKHGSVRYWVKAELHRPWLLPVKVKKEFIVFEHIDINTPLLLAPQAGTKEKTLCCWFCASGPISLSAKIERKGYTPGESIQIFAEVENCSSRVVVPKAALYQTQTFFAKGKGKQIQQLVSNLRGDSLPQGKSQSWEGKLLKIPPVSPSILDCPIIRVEYALVVYVDVPGGLNLSLSLPLVIGTIPLHACSSRTSSISSNCSNLSWLGLPERPEAPPSYSDLAVSEAHRQDCLQGCDRSDGEGEDQGSLLTYITEFRYLPPPLYSEVDPYPDPVDVCGAEDVRRPDTCPSR